The Paenibacillus spongiae nucleotide sequence ACCGCTGCCATGACTCATCGAGGACCGAACCAAAATGGAATTCAAGTTGTCGATCGGATTGGATTGGGGTTTAATCGATTGTCCATCCTTGATCTAGAGGATGGAAGTCAACCGATGACAAATGAAGATAATCGTCTATGGCTTATTTTTAACGGTGAGATTTACAACTATAAACCTCTAAGGCAGCTGCTAGAAAATAAAGGCCATAGGTTTAAAACCAATACCGATTCTGAAGTTTTATTGCACCTCTACGAAGAATATGAAGAAAACTGTGTAGACTATCTGAGAGGAATGTTCAGCTTTGCCATATGGGATCGGAATGAGCAAATCTTATTCGCCGCACGCGATCATTTTGGCATTAAACCTTTTTATTTCTATCAGGATCATAAGCAGTTCTTATTCGCCTCCGAAATAAAGAGCATTCTTGCCGCTGACGGAGTCGTGCCGACAGTCAATCCGAATAGTTTGCTGCATTATCTGACCTTCCAGTACGTTCCTCAACCGGAAACGATGTTTCAAGGAATCAAAAAGCTCGAACCCGGTTACTGCTTACGGATTGATTCACAAGGAAATAAATCGATTAAGCGTTATTGGCAGGCAAAGTTCGAGCCGGAAAATCGTCCGATCGAAACGTTTGTCGAAGAAATTCGGTTCGTATTACAAGAGTCTGTCCACTTGCATAGACAAAGCGATGTGCCCAGAGGAAGTTTTTTATCCGGCGGCATTGATTCCTCGGCTATTGCAACCTATATGTCCAGATCCGAATCAACCAAGACCTTCTCGGTTGGGTTTAGCGGAGAAAACAATGAAACGGTCTTTGCCAAACAAACAGCCGCAAGTCTAGGTACGGAGCATTTTGACGAAATTATTTCACCCCATGATTTTTTTATGGATACGATGAAGGCAGTATGGCATATGGATGAGCCTATCGCCGATCCTTCGGCAATCGCCATATACCGTCTATCGAAACTGGCAAGGGAACATGTAACGGTAGTCTTATCGGGAGAAGGAGCCGACGAATTATTCGGAGGTTACCGGATATACCGGGAGCCTTCGTCCTTAAAAGCTGTAACCTGGCTGCCAGATAGGATACGATCATTTTTGGAAAAGATGATTCGAAGAATGCCTTTCTCGTTTTACGGTAAAAATTATCTGTTACGTGGACTTACTCATTTGGAAGATAGGTACTTTGGAAATGCACGAATATTTAACGAGGACGAAAAACGCACTATACTTGCTAGTCATCCCGATCTGAATTTCCCATGGGTTCCTTCAAAGGAGATTACCCGACTGGTTTACGATCATTGCCGCAGCTCGGATGATGTGACTCGCATGCAAACCATTGATATGAATCTATGGTTGCCTGGCGATATTCTGATGAAAGCAGATAAAATGAGCATGGCTCATTCGCTCGAACTGCGAGTACCATTCCTCGATAAAGAAGTCTTCAATATTGCCCGAAAGATCCCGGCTTCTTATCGCATCGCCAATGGGACCACGAAGTACGTGCTTCGCAAAGCCATGGAAGGCATTGTGCCTGCGCATGTCCTGGACCGTCCTAAGCTGGGTTTCCCAGTACCTCTTCGCAAATGGCTGCATACCGATATTGGCGATACGATCGTTGAGCAAATCGCAGGAAGCAACGCACGCCAATGGTTTCATATGGATCATATAAAAGACATGCTAAAGAAGCATCGGTCCGGGGCGGGGGACTATTCCCGCAAGATATGGACGATCTACATTTTTTCTTTATGGCATTCCTTATATATCAATAACAATTCGGTAAACTATTATCCCGAATTAATAGTGGTCGATTGATTTCAATACAGGGATACTGGGGGCTTAGGGGTTGTATAAGAAGCATAAGCACAAAAACCTTGAAGAACATATCGATGAAAGTTGGCTGATCCCATATGCCGATTTGTTAACGTTACTGCTCGCCCTGTTTATCGTCTTATTCGCGATGAGCTCATTAGACGCCAAGAAGTTTGAAGAAATGAGTAAAGCGTTTGGCTCCGCGCTCAGTTCCGGGAAAGGCATTCCCGATAAGAGCAATGCCATTATTGTTTCCGATGATTGGATTGGCAGTAAAAGCAGGGTTTCTAGGGAATCTAGCGGCAACCAACAACAGGAAGAAAACGACAGGCAGATTGAAAAACTGATGAATGAAGAGCAAGCAAAGCTGGGAAAGATCCGGAACCAAATCGATCAGTATATCCAAAGCAAAGGTCTGACTACTCAGCTTGACACGATACTGGATGAATCCCAACTTACGATTACGATCCGAGATAACGCATTGTTCCAATCCGGACAAGCTATCGTGAAACCCGAATCCCGCAAGCTTGCTATCGCCATCTCCAAAATACTTGAGCAGTATCCTGAGTACGAAATCATTGTGGCTGGACACACCGATAACTTGCCGATATCTACCAAGCAATTCAAGTCTAACTGGGATCTAAGCGCTAAACGCGCGCTTCGGTTTATGGACATCATGTTAATGAATAAAAACTTGGATCCTGAACGTTTCAGCGCAATCGGCTACAGTGAATTTCGACCAATAGCCTCAAACGCTACTGATGCCGGAAGAGCCAAAAACAGACGAGTTGAAGTTACGATTGTCAGAAAAATTGTGGTGGATCAAAATCGCAATTAATTAGTCTATTACGAGTATAGATAGCAGCAGAAGTGTTGTATGGAGGCCGAGCTGTATGAAGATGACAAAAGCTATCCTTGCCGCTACTATTGCAGGGATAGGCATATTCTGGACAGTCGATTCTTTTAAAAACTCACAATATCTTTCCCAAGTATTCCATATGATGAACAAAGTCAAGAAGGAAGCTGAACCAGATCAGGATCTGTCACCAACACTTGATCACATGTCAGTAGAGCAGATATCTATTGAACAGACACAAAATGAAGATTCCCTATTAAAGGATAGAACAATCGAGAAGAAGTCGGTATTGGATCTATCTGATTCACTTCTGGCAGTGGTACAAGCGAATGCACCGGAATTGAACGTAAAGGAAAACACAGATGGTCAAGCAATGATAACGAATCCTTCCAGTCCGTTGGTTCTCGTGAATAAACAACGAAATCTTCCACCTACCTATGAGCCGGAGGATTTGATAATACCAGAAGTGGATTTCTCATTTACGGGTTACCATCCCAAGAAACAATTGCGCAAACCGGCAGCCGAGGCGCTAGAGAAATTGTTTCATAAAGCAAAAGAGAATGAAATTGATTTAAAGGCTGTTTCAGGCTATCGATCTTATGAAACCCAATATGCAATTTTTAATCATTATTCTGAAGAAGTAGGAGAGGATGCAGCGAATAAATGGAGTGCTCTTCCGGGGCAAAGTGAACATCAGACTGGGCTCGCAATCGATGTATCGAGTTCTAGCGTCGGATACGACCTTATACCATCATTTGGCGACTCTAAAGAAGGCAAGTGGCTATCTGAAAATGCTGCAGAATTTGGCTTCATTCTTCGATATCCGAAACAACAGGAAGAGATCACCGGTTATTCCTATGAGCCATGGCACCTTCGATTTATCGGAGTAGAGCTGGCTAAAATCATTACTGAGCAAAACCGAACTCTAGAGGACGTCTTCTCCAAAATCATTCGTTGAAAATGGATCTTTTAATCATTTTAGAATATGACTATATCTATGCATAACGAACAATGGAGGGACCTAGAATGAGAGTCATCCTTTTTACGATCGGTGATTTTTCGATCCGTTCCTATGGACTAATTGTGGCCCTGGCAGTATTGCTTGCTATAGGTGCAGCTCTTTTTTTGGCAAGAGGGACTCCATATCAGAAACACATCCCTAATATCATCCCATATGCTTTGTTTGGAGCTATTATTGGTGCGAGATTTTGGCATGTATTTTTCTTTCAGTGGAGCTATTATTCCAAGAACTTGTCCGAAATTTTCGCGTTTTGGAATGGTGGAATAGCTATTCAAGGAGCACTGGTGGGAGGGTTTATTACTGCGGCTATTTACTTACGCATTCATCGGATTTCTTTTTGGGAATTTGCCGATACTGTTGCTCCTGCCATTATATTAGGGCAAGCGGTGGGACGAATTGCGTGTTTTCTTAATGGAGATGCCTTCGGTTCTCCTACGGGTTCTAATTTTGGCATTGTCTATCCGGAAGGGACGATGGCTTATGATGAGTACGGATCGCAGCCGCTATGGCCCGCTGAAGTATGGGAAGGACAATGGGATTTAATCGTATTCGCACTATTAATATCCTTGAAAAACAAACAACTGCCGAATGGACTCATGTTCCTTACGTACAACATTCTATATGCGCTCGGAAGATTTATGCTCGAATTTCTAAGAGGCGATTCGTCGCGCTATATGTTAAATTGGACCGCTGGTCAGTGGACAAGCATAGCTGTTATTCTAATCAGTGCAGGTTTGATGATGTTCTTCTTTATACGCAACAAACGTTAGCCGGAGCATCCAGAGTCCTCAGCGACTGAGCATGTGATTTAAGCTATGAGGCTGCAACATGAATAGTTGCAGTCATTCCAGCTTCTTTATGACCAGGCAGGGTACATACGACTTGATAATATCCTGCCTTATCAAAGCTGACGATCATACTGTTCTTCTCACCGGGAGCGGAGTGTATATGTACGCTCGTCCCAACAATTTCGAAATCATGCACTTCTTTTCCTTGATTGGCTAACGAAATTTTAACTTTTTGACCTTCTACGACTCGGATTGAAGTAGGGGAGAAGGAGAATTCCATCGCTTGCACAAGAAGCTCTTTGTCCACGGCCTCACTTGATGAACGGGTATTTGTGTGCTTGGAATGATCCGAAGCAGGAACCATCTTGTGTCCGGAATCTATCCGACCGTTTACCTGGCTAAACGATGTAAAGATCAATGTTATTGCAATAACTGCGAACATGGATACGGGCTTGGATAATAAAAAAGACTTTTGTCGTAAGCTGCTGGTTTTGATCTCCCCTTGAAGCATTAGGTATAGCAGAAATAGAATACCGCTACAAATTACAGACATGAATTTCACCGTGATTCCTGCATATGGCTGCGGCATCATGACCATGAGCATCGTCCCCATCATACCGCCCATGATTCCGGATAACAGTCCATCCATCACAGCCATAAGGCTGATCGGTGCACCGGCTAATACTCCGATAGCTCCTCCGGCTATCATACTTATCACCGTGGAGTAAAAAAATTGGCCAGGAAGCCACAATGTTAACAATGCACCCAGAGCTAATCCTACCGTCATTCCTAGTGCCATCGCAGCCATCATTCCAACCATACATGTTAACTGTTTACGAAATGTAATGATAAAGCCTGTAATCCAAACCGCAAGAACACCAAATAATCCACTTAATAATATTGCGCTCATAAACGATGCCCCCCTATTCTATATATAACAAACATATGGCTTGACCTGCAAATTCATGAATGATCTTAGTGAAAATATTCGTTCGTGGAGGATATAACGAGGTTCTATCACATGCGACTGGTGATTTGGAATCTTAAGGGTTGATTAATAATTCTCCATCGTATATGTTTTATCTACAATAGGATTGGCAAACTGATAGGGGCCACTTGGGACCCGTATAGGAGAGAAGTTCATGAGGATGAAAGATTACGAGGCATTGGATGGTGTTGAGAGATGAAGCCCGGCGATCAGAAGTCTTTTTCTGCTGAGGTAATAACGGTTTTGAAAGCGGTTGCCGACTGTATGGTTCCGGAAGATGCATGGCCATCGGCGACCAATTCAGGCGTACTGACATATTTGGAGCGTCATGCCGGCGAGGATTCTGCTGCTTGGACGAATATCATCGAGCCCGGACTTCTTGCGGTGAATGCTGAAGCTGCAGCTCGCCATGCCCGGTCTTTTGCCGAACTGTCGGCTGACGAGAAAGACAGTCTGTTGCATGATATCCAGCAAGAACGTGTTCGGGACTGGCCCGTTTCATCGAAGCAATTTTTTGACACTTTATTGAGCCTCGTCATCGAAGGTTACTATGGTAGCCCCGAAGCAGGCGGGAATCGCGGGGGCAAGTCGTGGAACATGATCGGATTTCGTCCGGGACCGATACCTGGAACCCGTGCGCCAGTCGAGGAAACCGATTTGCCGCAGCGATCCTTCGGCCAGCTTCGGGACCGGTATGATGCAGTCGTGGTTGGAGCGGGGGCCGGGGGTTCGGTAGCTGCGGCCATGCTCGCCGAATCGGGACTTAGCGTTCTCGTCATCGAGCGCGGAAGCTGGCTTCGATATGGTGAGGTTGGCAGCGATCATCTACGGAATCATCGGTTAAGCAAATACGGTCATAATACTGGCCCTGCGCTCGAAGGCAACTCCCGGACGATTCTCTTGTCCGGTGGAGAAGAGCGGATCACCGCACCTTTTGAAGGCGATTATCATAATAACGCGATGACTGTCGGCGGCGGAACAAGGGTCTACGGGGCACAGGCATGGCGGTTTCATCCGGAGGACTTTCGCATGGCGACACGCTATGGAATTCCGGATGGAAGCTCGCTAAGCGATTGGCCAATTCGCTATCAGGACCTCGAACCTTATTACGAGCGCGCAGAATGGGAAGTCGGTGTCTCCGGTGACGGAGATGCGCATCCCGGACGCGGTAAGCGGGAGCGTCCATATCCGATGCCGGCATTGCCGAGGACGAGGGAAGCGGATCGCTTGGCCCGGGCGGCTGTGAAGCTGGGATGGGAAGCGGGGCCGGTTCCTCTTCTCATCAATTCTGTCGAACGTGACGGCCGGCCAGCTTGCGGGCGGTGCGGCCAGTGTGTCGGATTCGCCTGCCCAACCAACAGCAAAAATGGCGGCCACAACACGATGCTGGTGAGGGCTATCTCTACCGGCAACTGCGACCTGATCTGCGATACCATAGTGGAGCGCATCGATACAGAAGCGGGAAGACGTGCCACCGGGGTTCACCTTGTGCAGGAAACAGCGGGCTCGACCCAGCGCCGACAGGTGCGGGCGGGGCATGTGGTGGTTGCCGCCGGAGCCATTGAAAGCGCGCGCCTCCTTCTCAACTCGGTAAGCGATGCGGAACCGAACGGGATCGGCAATCGGTATGGCCAAGTTGGAAGGAATCTGCAAGGCCATCTCTATTCCGGCGCATATGGCCTCTTTGATGAACCGATTCAGGACGGTCTTGGTCCGGGGGTGAGCATAGCCACCTTCCGCTTTGACCATAGCAACGAAGCAGGGATTATCGGGGGAGGATTGCTGGCCAACGAATTCACCCGGCTGCCGCTCATTCACTGGTATCGCGCACTTGCTCCGGAGGCGGCCCGCTGGGGAATCGCAGGCAAGGAAACAATGCGCGAAACCTATCTGCGCACGAGCCAGATTCAAGGTCCGATCCAAGAAATCCCGTCCGCCGAGTCCAGAGTGCGGCTCTCGACCACGGTCAAAGACCGTTTCGGACTACCCGTTGCTCAACTCTCCGGAAGTGCCCACCCCGAATCTCTTCGAGCTTCGGCAATGCTGGCGGAGCAAGCGGAGAAGTGGCTCTGGGCTGCAGGAGCACGCCAGGTTTGGCGGACCCGGGCAGGCAATGGACTTAGTGGCGGGCAGCACCAGGCTGGGACGCTTCGCATGGGTAACGACCCATCGACGTCCGTCACCGATCCCATGGGCCGTGTACATGGATATGACAATCTCTGGGTGAGTGACGGCTCCGTGCATGTAACCAACGGCGGCGTCAACCCGGTGTTGACCATTCTAGCCCTGGCTTTCCGCACAGCAGAAAACTTGGTGAAACAAGGGTAAAGCGTAACCATGAACACAATCGGCAATTTGTGACGGGGGCTAAGCGGATTACGCTCTGTCACACGTCTGCTGGGATGACCAAGGAAGAAAGAAGACGTTGGTTCCGTGAAGAAGCCCACCCGGTTGCCAACCGCGGTGGGCTTTCGATGATAGGGGGAGACCTACTAGACACCATGAGGAGAACATGGGGAGCCATACAAGATCCTTTTGCGAAGATCCTATTGCAGCACCGTAATACCTAATTTTTCATACTCAATGAGGACATTACTTGACACACAAGATTCCGTTACCAGATAACTAATTTCATTCACGTGTGCCGCAACATAGGTAGATGCTGTACCCAACTTATGAGCTTCGGCGAGAACAACCGTTTCCGCTGATATATTGACCATCTTTCGTTTTATAAATGCTTCTTCTTGGTCGGGAATACTAATGCCTGTTTGGGGATGGACACTATGAGTACCCATGAAGTAAATATCTGCTCTTATGTCCTCAAGCGCCTGGATCGTGGCGATACCCGTGTTAACTAACGATTCCTTAAATAATCGGCCCCCCAGCATTACAACCTCAATGTTCGGATGATGCGATAATGCTACAGCAACAGGCGGGCTGTTTGTAATTACGGTTGCTTTTAAATCAAACGGCAATTGCTGCGCGAATGTTAACGTTGTCGTTCCGCCATCAATAATGATGACTTGATCATTTCGTATTAGTTTTAAACCAACTTCGGCAATATGAGTTTTAGCTTCCGGAGCTTGATTGAATTTCTCTTCAAATTTAACCGTAGAGGCCCCCTTTAATAGAGCACCGCCATGGACGCGATGCAGAACCCCCATTCCATCTAACTCCCTTAAATCCCGCCTTATCGTATCCTCAGATACATTCAGGCGTGAGCTTAATTCGGTTGCGATGAGCTTCCCTTCATTGTTTAATAAATCCAATATAAGATGATGTCTTTCTTCTTTTAACATGATGGCAAAATCCTCTCGTCTATATGTGAAATCCTTGTTTGTGCGCGTTTTATGGTTGATATAAATATATCGTGCAAAAACAGTCAGGTCAATGTCGAATAATATGCGTTTATGTAATTGATTATGCGTTTATATAATTGACTCCTCTTATGTGTGCATGTTAACCTTTCTGTATTAAACCCTTTGGCTAACGTTTGAACTTTAGAAATTACCTGTGCGGGAAAATATTATTCACCGGATACAACAAACCAAATAGATAAGGGGGTACTAAAAGATGGCAACTCAGAAAAAGTTAAAAGTTGGAGTGCTCGGTTGCGGTGTTATTTCCCAGGCTGCTCATTTGGAGGCTTGCGCAAGAGCAAACAATGTTGAGCTTTATGCCATTTGCGACGTAGCTCAGGATTTAGTGGGGAGAATGAGCAGTAAATATAACCCGAACCGTGCTTATTACCATTACGATTTGATGCTCGCGGACCCAAATGTGGAAGCTGTCGTGATTGGCATTGCCGATCAATTTCATGTCCCCATGGCAAAAAAAGCTCTTTTGGCGGGTAAACACGTGCTGGTGGAAAAGCCGCTTGGTAATACCATTGAAGAATGCGAAGAACTTGAAGAAATTGTACGAAGCACAAATTTGATCTTACAAGTCGGAAACATGAAACGGTTCGATCCAGGCATCGCATATGCTCGGAATTTTATACAAGAAGAAATGGGCGAAATGCTTGCGCTAAAAGCATGGTACTGCGATTCAACCTACCGATACATCGTTACTGATAATGTCATGCCTATTATAGTGACCAGTGAGGCTGTTAAAAAACCTGATGGCAATCCTAAACTGGACAAACAACGCTACTATATGATGACACATGGCAGTCACCTTGTTGATACGGCAAGATTTTTGGGTGGAGAAATTGAAAGTGTTCATGCTTGGCATACACAAAGATTCGGTGCGTACAATTGGCTTTGTACGATCGAATATGTGAATGGCACAGTTGGCCAGCTGGATTTGACCGTAGCTGTCAGGATGGATTGGCACGAGGGGTTTCAGGTGTACGGTGAGCATGGCAGCGTAATCGCCAAAACCTATAATCCATGGTTGTTTAAGGCGAGCGATGTCGAGGTTTTTTCTGCCAAAGACGGATTGTACCGCAAACCACTTGGAGCAGACGCGCATTTTTATAAACTTCAGTTAGAAGGCTTTGCCGACACAATTCTTAATGGAGCTCAAATGTTGGGCGCTACGATTCACGATGGGGTTCAAAACATGAGGACGATGGTGGCAATAGCAAGGTCTGTGGAAATCGGCGGTAAAGTCCAATTATCCGACGTTTCTGGTGCTGTGTGATGGAATTGGGTATCTTTGCGAAAACGTTCAGTCGGAACTCGGTTGATGAAGTATTGGCAGCCATCAACGAATATGGCCTGAGGAGAACTCAGTTTAATATGTCCTGTGCGGGCCTGCCTTCCATGCCTGAGTATATTGACCTCGAATTCGTGCGTTCAATCGGCATCGCTTGCAAGCAATTTAATATAGTGATGTCAGCCGTCTCCGGAACATTCAACATGGCACATCCAGATGAAAATAAGCGTAAACAGGGGATTGACCGTCTTCGTGTTCTTGCACAAGCTAGCAGCTCCCTCGGAACGTCGGTCATTACGCTGTGCACAGGCAGCAGGGACTGCGAAAACATGTGGCGGCTGCATCCTGACAATCGCAGCAAGGAAGCTTGGGATGACATGATGCATACCATGTCAGCGGCTGTGGAGATTGCCGAGGAATACAAGATTGTGTTGGGGGTCGAGCCGGAGTTAGCTAATATTGTGTTCGATGCAAAAAGAGCTAAAGACCTATTGGATGAGATTCGTTCGCCAAACGTGAGAATAGTAATGGATGCAGCTAATTTGTATAATCCCGAGCATCCAGGACCGATGAATGATCTCCTAAGCGAAAGCTTTGACCTTCTAGGAGAACATATTGTTATTGCACACGCCAAAGATATTATTATTGATGGACAAACGGAGTTTGTCGCTGCTGGTCAAGGCATAGTTGATTACAAACATTACTTGCACCTTCTCTCAGAAGCCAATTATTCTGGTCCATTAATCTTACATGGTTTGAGTGAAGAACAGGTCAATGAGAGTTTATCCTACATCCAATCACTGATGCCTTCAGTAGAGAATGGTAGTTATCTAGAACCGAATGACATTAAGTAAGCAGTCCCAACACACCGCATGCGGTACAAAAACATCTCAATCCCAATGCAAAATAAATGGGTACGATAGTTGAACCCTGCTTGACAATCAACATAAACCGGCTGCAGCCATCTCTAATCATCAAATTGTAATTTACGGACACACCATGAATATTCGATAAAGCTATCGCATGACCTCCCTGGTTAGAACAATAACAGGCACAAGTTCGGGCATCCCGACTTTCTATGCACAATGAATGGTACAATGGGAATAAAAGTAG carries:
- the asnB gene encoding asparagine synthase (glutamine-hydrolyzing); this translates as MCGIAGILLFDEGTEPQSSTVQRMTAAMTHRGPNQNGIQVVDRIGLGFNRLSILDLEDGSQPMTNEDNRLWLIFNGEIYNYKPLRQLLENKGHRFKTNTDSEVLLHLYEEYEENCVDYLRGMFSFAIWDRNEQILFAARDHFGIKPFYFYQDHKQFLFASEIKSILAADGVVPTVNPNSLLHYLTFQYVPQPETMFQGIKKLEPGYCLRIDSQGNKSIKRYWQAKFEPENRPIETFVEEIRFVLQESVHLHRQSDVPRGSFLSGGIDSSAIATYMSRSESTKTFSVGFSGENNETVFAKQTAASLGTEHFDEIISPHDFFMDTMKAVWHMDEPIADPSAIAIYRLSKLAREHVTVVLSGEGADELFGGYRIYREPSSLKAVTWLPDRIRSFLEKMIRRMPFSFYGKNYLLRGLTHLEDRYFGNARIFNEDEKRTILASHPDLNFPWVPSKEITRLVYDHCRSSDDVTRMQTIDMNLWLPGDILMKADKMSMAHSLELRVPFLDKEVFNIARKIPASYRIANGTTKYVLRKAMEGIVPAHVLDRPKLGFPVPLRKWLHTDIGDTIVEQIAGSNARQWFHMDHIKDMLKKHRSGAGDYSRKIWTIYIFSLWHSLYINNNSVNYYPELIVVD
- the motB gene encoding flagellar motor protein MotB, which translates into the protein MYKKHKHKNLEEHIDESWLIPYADLLTLLLALFIVLFAMSSLDAKKFEEMSKAFGSALSSGKGIPDKSNAIIVSDDWIGSKSRVSRESSGNQQQEENDRQIEKLMNEEQAKLGKIRNQIDQYIQSKGLTTQLDTILDESQLTITIRDNALFQSGQAIVKPESRKLAIAISKILEQYPEYEIIVAGHTDNLPISTKQFKSNWDLSAKRALRFMDIMLMNKNLDPERFSAIGYSEFRPIASNATDAGRAKNRRVEVTIVRKIVVDQNRN
- a CDS encoding M15 family metallopeptidase, with amino-acid sequence MKMTKAILAATIAGIGIFWTVDSFKNSQYLSQVFHMMNKVKKEAEPDQDLSPTLDHMSVEQISIEQTQNEDSLLKDRTIEKKSVLDLSDSLLAVVQANAPELNVKENTDGQAMITNPSSPLVLVNKQRNLPPTYEPEDLIIPEVDFSFTGYHPKKQLRKPAAEALEKLFHKAKENEIDLKAVSGYRSYETQYAIFNHYSEEVGEDAANKWSALPGQSEHQTGLAIDVSSSSVGYDLIPSFGDSKEGKWLSENAAEFGFILRYPKQQEEITGYSYEPWHLRFIGVELAKIITEQNRTLEDVFSKIIR
- the lgt gene encoding prolipoprotein diacylglyceryl transferase, producing the protein MRVILFTIGDFSIRSYGLIVALAVLLAIGAALFLARGTPYQKHIPNIIPYALFGAIIGARFWHVFFFQWSYYSKNLSEIFAFWNGGIAIQGALVGGFITAAIYLRIHRISFWEFADTVAPAIILGQAVGRIACFLNGDAFGSPTGSNFGIVYPEGTMAYDEYGSQPLWPAEVWEGQWDLIVFALLISLKNKQLPNGLMFLTYNILYALGRFMLEFLRGDSSRYMLNWTAGQWTSIAVILISAGLMMFFFIRNKR
- a CDS encoding cupredoxin domain-containing protein, which translates into the protein MSAILLSGLFGVLAVWITGFIITFRKQLTCMVGMMAAMALGMTVGLALGALLTLWLPGQFFYSTVISMIAGGAIGVLAGAPISLMAVMDGLLSGIMGGMMGTMLMVMMPQPYAGITVKFMSVICSGILFLLYLMLQGEIKTSSLRQKSFLLSKPVSMFAVIAITLIFTSFSQVNGRIDSGHKMVPASDHSKHTNTRSSSEAVDKELLVQAMEFSFSPTSIRVVEGQKVKISLANQGKEVHDFEIVGTSVHIHSAPGEKNSMIVSFDKAGYYQVVCTLPGHKEAGMTATIHVAAS
- a CDS encoding GMC family oxidoreductase codes for the protein MKPGDQKSFSAEVITVLKAVADCMVPEDAWPSATNSGVLTYLERHAGEDSAAWTNIIEPGLLAVNAEAAARHARSFAELSADEKDSLLHDIQQERVRDWPVSSKQFFDTLLSLVIEGYYGSPEAGGNRGGKSWNMIGFRPGPIPGTRAPVEETDLPQRSFGQLRDRYDAVVVGAGAGGSVAAAMLAESGLSVLVIERGSWLRYGEVGSDHLRNHRLSKYGHNTGPALEGNSRTILLSGGEERITAPFEGDYHNNAMTVGGGTRVYGAQAWRFHPEDFRMATRYGIPDGSSLSDWPIRYQDLEPYYERAEWEVGVSGDGDAHPGRGKRERPYPMPALPRTREADRLARAAVKLGWEAGPVPLLINSVERDGRPACGRCGQCVGFACPTNSKNGGHNTMLVRAISTGNCDLICDTIVERIDTEAGRRATGVHLVQETAGSTQRRQVRAGHVVVAAGAIESARLLLNSVSDAEPNGIGNRYGQVGRNLQGHLYSGAYGLFDEPIQDGLGPGVSIATFRFDHSNEAGIIGGGLLANEFTRLPLIHWYRALAPEAARWGIAGKETMRETYLRTSQIQGPIQEIPSAESRVRLSTTVKDRFGLPVAQLSGSAHPESLRASAMLAEQAEKWLWAAGARQVWRTRAGNGLSGGQHQAGTLRMGNDPSTSVTDPMGRVHGYDNLWVSDGSVHVTNGGVNPVLTILALAFRTAENLVKQG
- a CDS encoding DeoR/GlpR family DNA-binding transcription regulator, whose product is MLKEERHHLILDLLNNEGKLIATELSSRLNVSEDTIRRDLRELDGMGVLHRVHGGALLKGASTVKFEEKFNQAPEAKTHIAEVGLKLIRNDQVIIIDGGTTTLTFAQQLPFDLKATVITNSPPVAVALSHHPNIEVVMLGGRLFKESLVNTGIATIQALEDIRADIYFMGTHSVHPQTGISIPDQEEAFIKRKMVNISAETVVLAEAHKLGTASTYVAAHVNEISYLVTESCVSSNVLIEYEKLGITVLQ
- a CDS encoding Gfo/Idh/MocA family protein gives rise to the protein MATQKKLKVGVLGCGVISQAAHLEACARANNVELYAICDVAQDLVGRMSSKYNPNRAYYHYDLMLADPNVEAVVIGIADQFHVPMAKKALLAGKHVLVEKPLGNTIEECEELEEIVRSTNLILQVGNMKRFDPGIAYARNFIQEEMGEMLALKAWYCDSTYRYIVTDNVMPIIVTSEAVKKPDGNPKLDKQRYYMMTHGSHLVDTARFLGGEIESVHAWHTQRFGAYNWLCTIEYVNGTVGQLDLTVAVRMDWHEGFQVYGEHGSVIAKTYNPWLFKASDVEVFSAKDGLYRKPLGADAHFYKLQLEGFADTILNGAQMLGATIHDGVQNMRTMVAIARSVEIGGKVQLSDVSGAV
- a CDS encoding sugar phosphate isomerase/epimerase family protein, with product MELGIFAKTFSRNSVDEVLAAINEYGLRRTQFNMSCAGLPSMPEYIDLEFVRSIGIACKQFNIVMSAVSGTFNMAHPDENKRKQGIDRLRVLAQASSSLGTSVITLCTGSRDCENMWRLHPDNRSKEAWDDMMHTMSAAVEIAEEYKIVLGVEPELANIVFDAKRAKDLLDEIRSPNVRIVMDAANLYNPEHPGPMNDLLSESFDLLGEHIVIAHAKDIIIDGQTEFVAAGQGIVDYKHYLHLLSEANYSGPLILHGLSEEQVNESLSYIQSLMPSVENGSYLEPNDIK